The Setaria viridis chromosome 6, Setaria_viridis_v4.0, whole genome shotgun sequence genome includes the window GATGGTCAAACAAGCTCTTAGCCAGGATCAGTGTATCAAGGGTATTATCAGCCTGTTGTCAGTGCAAACTTAATCAACAGAGTATATCTTCACGAAAATGTTGGCAACACAGTGCAACAGCAATGGACAAGCTCAGGTGAGCACAGTGCTAAATCAGCATTCAAGATAACTTTTTCAAGCATTGGATACAGCTTTTGGTCTGAATTTTGTATACTGGCTCTTGAGAGGCAGCTTTGGACAGCAGAGCATACGGAAATACATGGGTTAGAGTCACAGCTTATGCAATGACGTGACGAAGAACCTGAAACAGCAGGCCACCTTACCAATTGCTATAACCTTCCAGGTGAATCTTCAAGATTGGTGGTTACTCCAAGATGATTGGCGCAGAAACTCAGTTGTCTCCATGTGAACAAACCAGGCGAGAAGCTCATGACTGCAAGACTGGGTGCTAGCTGGTGTTCTAGGCACCTCGGTAGCTTAAGGTCGCAACCATAGTCCGCTTATCGTTTTTTCGCTTCATGTTTCTGTCAGGGTTATTACCTTGTTAGTACTGTTTGATTTCATGGCAAAACAACTATAACGGTGAGTACAGGCATCTGGTGAGTTCCATTACttgtttatatttaatattttggaTGTGAAAATAACTTTATGAACGCCGCAACAAACTAGTGTTGTCCACAGGACCAAAGCCATGAGGCAAAACAAAAGGGAAAGAACAGAATATTCTGTCTTTTTATGTTTTATGGAGTGAATATTCTTGAATATACGAGTTTTAACAAATAGATATTTGTCTTGGATATGTGTGTTGTATCTTTTTCAACGTCCCAGTTGTGCATGTGCTAAAATATGTACTGTGGCATATTCTCTGAATTTCTGTAGAGATAAAAGGTAGGACTGATGGGAGCCTAAACGGTAGCGGGGGGTACGGGGCTCTGCATTCTACAAGGGTCATCAATGGAGAATTAGCCATTCCTTTGAACTGAAGCAGGTAACGACGGGCACTCTAGCCCGCTGGTAGCGATTAACCGTGACAGTTAAATGCCGGGGGAAATTTGACAGAGAGAATAAACGTATAAATAAATGAGCAAAATTATTGAAGCCTCCACGTTTGAAAAACGTCAAAACTGAATGAAATAAAAAGGACATATATGCACCAGCCGGTAATCGAATCCGGGTCTGTACCGTGGCAGGGTACTATTCTACCACTAGACCACTGGTGCTATTCCTTTAGTTTAGAATTGGAAATCTTTGTTAAACATTATGTATTTTTACATTTGAACAATGCGTGTGCTTTCAAGTTCATGCTCATTAAAGCAAAGGTCCGATTTTGTAAACAAGTTGTTCGTGAGCTCATCCTAAAGGGTTGCTTACCTTATTACCTAGTTTATACGATGCACAACCTCCGCATGTTTTGCACTGAAAATTTTCTCTATGAATACAACAATAGCAGTGACTACATCTACATGCATCTGGTGAACTCATTACTTATTTATTCCAATATTTTGAATGCAAAATGCTAtgggcctgttcggctggacttataagcctgctgaaaagttgaaacggctgatttgttgtgagagaaaaatattgttcggtgactgataagccggctgataagctgaagcgaacaggctgtaTATCAATGATGCAGCAAGTTAGTGTTGTTGATTGAGCAAAGGCCATGAGGCAAATCATAATTGAACACTCTGTCTTTTATGTTTTGTAGAGAGTGAATGTTTTGTAATGGAAGAGTTTTTCTTCTTACACTTCCCCAAATTTAAAAATGGTATCCTTTTTGGATATGCGCAGTGCAGTATCATTTTCAACGTCCCAGTTGTGCATGTTGCTAAAAGATGTGCAGTGCAATTTCTCTGTAATCCTAAACGGCACGACAACTAGGAGTTTGAGACAATTAAATACGGAGGGAAATGAGATTGGAAGAATGAATAAACAATATAAGGAAGTAAAGATTATCTAAGCCTCCACTTTGAAAAAGCGTGTAAAGGAAGTGGCTAATTTTGCAGTGAAATTGCGAAGGCAGTGACTAATTGACTAGTGAAAGGAAAAGAAGGGATCAAATAgggcaaaaaataaaaaataaaaacgaATGCAACAGCCACCAGCAAGGAAAGAAGAAGTAAATAgtgggaaaaggaaaacaaaaaagatgCACAAGCCACGAATCGAACCCGGGTCTGTACCTAGGGTACCATTCTACCACTGGTGCTAACAGCTTTGAAATCCGTTGAATAATTGAACAAATAATAACACCaggaatcttcttttcaaaACTCCAGACATTTGTTAGGATTCGGTGCTTTTATAACTCAAAAATGCAGTTAGAACAAACCAAAGAAATGCTTCATTTTTTAAACAAATTGTTCATATTCATGGTATGAAGGTCCATGTTGGAAAGTCGACCTTTTCCCAGCTTTGTACCCAATCAAGGTTCCAAAAATAGTTGCTTGCGAATATTAAATGTGTTGCATCAATTAACAGTAAATTTGATCACAAAATATTCATGCTATTCTTTCCCTGTTTTCTCGTATGAACTATGCCTCTGTACGTGCACGCCAGTAGTGACCTCTTTGGGCGCCAATAATCAAGCCAGGAAGCTTCATCAGGAAAAAGCAGGGCAGAGAATCACGCCCAGCTGATCATTGGTGATGGCCAAGAGCTCTCCGATGGCGACGGCTACATGCCCTACGGAACTAACATCCTCTCAAGTCCTGATCAGTCGCCACCGGCCGGCAGGCCGGCGACGATGCTCCAAAATCTCAAATTCCTCTCCAAAAGAGTGGCTCTATTTTCATGCTTCCAGCATCGTCGCTTCTCAAAAAGCTTTGCTAGTGATGGTTCCTGTTACCCAGCATGCATGCCTGATGCATCAAGATCGACATCGAAACGATGCGCCGCAGTAGCCTTAGCTTGACCAAATAATGGCCATATATTCAAACAGATTAAGTGATGCGCAAATCAGCCGCGCATCGAAAGAAAAATGTATAGGCAGTGGTGTTCTGGATTTTTGATAACTTGAAGCTAGCCAAATAAATAATCAGCCTTGTTTTTGGTGCATTTTTTTCATAATGTTTTCTCTTTCTAAATAATTTGAGTGATCAGAAATGCACATTAGGCACTAATAGAGAAATCAGCTAACATAGCTAGAAATATGTCTTAGATCATATCGTACATCTCAAGGGTTCTAGACATGACAAAGGCATTCCTTAGCAAACATGACAGCGTGTTCTGCCAATAATTGCAAGGTATATGTTCCGTTTTGGGTAGAAGCTCACTGTTTAGTCCCACACTCTACAGCTAGCATACGCACCGCCTCATCACCAAAGTTCTCATATTCCGTCACCTTTCATCCTTTCCGGCACAGCCAGCTACCACGCATGCAAAGGCCTAGTCTAATTGGTTCCCAAATGATCATATGCATTaacagaaagaaaagagaaattcAAAGTTACCCACATGTATATCTTGTGACATCGTGTTTGGAAGTTAGGAAAATCGTGTTGTCAATTAAGCAGCAGGTACGGTGTTGCCCTGAAGAATTACTGCGACAAGTACTCAATTGGAACTCATGTGTTTCATATAGTTGGCTTATGCGCGCTTCGAAAACTCCATtccaagaaataaaattatttttagCCGTCCCTTATTGATTCAGTGGTGCATGTATCTAGAATAGATAGGTAAGATCTGATACTCTTCAATCAAAAAAGATCTTCCAACGGTTTTCCGTTGCTCTTGCTCCAGCTGCTGTCTCTTCTGATTGGTACGATTCAGTCTAATGGTGAAATCTTTTAATTCAGAAGAATCTCTTACTGAGGTTGAGAGCTTCATGGTGTGTGCAACTTTATCTCACTCGCCAAGCACAACTTTTCACGTGAAAAGAGAGTGCACGGAGTAAAGAAAAGACATCCTAGAGAATGGCTATACAATCAAACTAGTAACTTTAGAAAATCACCTTTTATTGAAAAAATCGTCATGATGCTCAAATTGATCTTCCGAACCTTGAAAAATCAAGcacattatttttttaaaaaaatattgtgaATAGTCAGCTTCATTTGCTTGGACAGTTTGTAATAAACTAATGGATCAGAATTCCTGCAGTTTTTCTTGAAAAGGAGGAACTCTCAAAACTCAGAGAGTGGATTGCTCGATCGGTCAGCATTTAAAGACCGACATCTCTTAATTCCCTAGGGGGTCTAGCGGCCCTTTCACATCCTCCCATTCTCTACTTTGGAGGTGCACCGATGAGGTCGGATTGCTCTTGTAGTTTTAGGGCTTTTGGCTAGGCTAAAGTTAAATCTGCCCATACTGTGATTTTTCTATGTAATATCCTAAAAAGTAGCAGTATACAGTAGTACAATGCATATGTGACAACTTCGTTCTTTGTTCTTTAGGTAGATGATTGATGTGTAGATAATCATACCGTTTCCTTTTTCACTATTTTAGTTTTGCAGAAATTACTGCATATGGCTTCGCTACTAGAGAAAAGTTGTCCTTTTAGATGTGTATGTAGTCAGGGTAGTCAATATCATTCTATGGGCACCTCTTCTGCCGGATCAAAAGAAGAGTAGTCAAATACGTTACTGAAAACTAAGCGGTGAAGGATGTAGATTGATGCCTTTGGACAGATAGATTAGCGTGGGAATAAGTATATGATATAGTAGCATACTTTATTGAAATGGTCGGTCATATATGCCTTTATTTGGGAGATTAGGGATCCATCTCCCCTTCCGAAAGCAAAAAAAGTCCATAGCATATTAGAGCAATCTTGTCTGATTTGTGAGATCGAGTGCTGTAGCAGCAGCCAATGTAGGAAGAATGGCGCATCTTGGCATCTTGATGGAAAAGCTTTCTCCGATCCCGTCAACAACCTATATAGCTCATAGGTAGGCGGCAGCCGTGCATGGTTGTTGGTTACATAAACCTGAGCCTTGGGCCTTAGCATTGTTAGAAGCAAGTCATACCACAGCTAGCTCAAGTGAACTGAGCAACCGTTTCTTAATGCATTGCCCTTACCCTTTCCAGAGCTTTGCCTGGCCAtttcaaggaagaagaaggattaGTGCGAGAGATTCTTCCAGCTTGAGTGAATCAGAGCTCTGTGTTATTATTAGAAAGCTGTAGCGGCGCAGTGAGTTCATCAACGGCACAATGGGAGGCGTGGTGTCGGCGCTGGCGGGAGCCAGCAGGGAGAGGcagagcaggaagaggaagcagttcAACACGGTGGAGCTGAAGATGAGGATGGACTGTGACGGCTGCGAGCTCAAGGTCAGGAACACCCTTGCCAGGATGAGAGGTATGGGTTTTGGATCTGCCTGAATTGTTTTGGCTggatgttttcttcttcttatctCAGGACTCAGGAGTTTATAGTGTTTGGCAAACATGCTGCACATGATGCATGTGTCCCCCTAAAATAATGAGATCCAATAAATTAATGGTATGATCAGTCACAACAGTCTTCCCATGTTCAGGTTAACTATGTTCAGATGCGCTGCTCCAACAGAATTAGATTCCATACCACATTAGTTAGTGTCTTATGTGCTACTACACCCAAATCTAATTTTTCATCTTATGTTTAACCATGTGGGTTCCACGTGTATATGAATTGGTACACGTCAACCGCTTTAATGATACAAAGGATAGAGAGGAAGGTGAGAGAACGATGTTTTTGTTCTGTGTTGtttagaaaaaaagaattttATTCCGACCTAGTTTTGCACTAAATCAATTATTATTGCAGTTCATGTCTCCAGCATTTAAATTAAATAACTCTCAAAGAGCAATATCAAACGAAGAAAATTAGGCACAATGTTTTTATTCTATAAAAGAGCTGTCTCGtaaattcaaattttgtacGATGAGATTACTTCCGCACCATGAAATCCATAATGTACATTTGTTCCATGCACAAAATTAAATGATTATGGAATTACTCTGAAGGAATCAAAACTCAACCTGATCATCTCAAGAAGCCAAAGCTTCTCCGTTTATGATTTTCTAATCAAATATACGTGAAATAAGCAGGCTGACTTTAGTTTGAAAGCATGGGACTACTGATCAACTTAGTGAACTTAAGGCTCTTAAAACTACACGAGTCGCTCACTCACCAACCTCTGATTCCTTGAAGAACCTTATTCGAAAGCCGATTCATAACGGACCAGATTCCTGACGATGTGGTGGGTAGGAGTCAAACTCGTACCTTAAAAACATGGCGTCACAAGTTACACGTCGCTGGGCTATCGATCGATCCTTCCTTAGCATTGGTCACTTGGTCAGCAATTCAGCGTGGAAACCTTTTAGTTCGATGATTCTTTGTTGTCTTTTGCAAAAATTGCATGCATCAGCCGTATTCAAAGATTCCATTCTTCAAAATTTCCTCGCTCGTTTTCTGTTCTGAATTCAGTATCAATTAGGCCGGTTGGATTATTCCATTATTGATGAGATCTGGATGGATGGGTGCAGGGGTGGAGTCGGTGGAGATCAACCGGAAGCAGCAGAAGGTGACGGTGCAGGGGTTCGTGGAGCCGCAGCGGGTGCTGCGGCGGGCCCAGTCGACGGGGAAGCGTACGGAGATGTGGCCGTACGTACCCTACACCAACCCCTACGTCGCGCCGCCGGTGTACGACAAGAGGGCGCCGGCAGGGCACGTCCGCAGGGTTGACGCCCTcatcgcccccgccgccggccgcgaggAGGACCTCTCCACCATCTTCAGCGACGACAACCCCAACGGATGCTCCGTCATGTAGAGTATGATATTGATACAGCAGGGCTCATCGATTCACAGATTCGACTGTGCAATGCCGTCttgtttggattttttttaataaaggaaTAGTTCAATATCCCGACCTCTACATCATGGTATAACATATCCAGAAGAAGGAACCACAAATGAATGAAAGAGTGAAGATCAAGGTACCGAGCTTATAGGCAAAGCCTATTACTAAACCACCACCCGTTCTTTGCGAAAATCTCCATTGTCGTGGTCTCCAAAGCTCGACAAGCTCCTGGTACAGTGTCCCAATCCTCCATCTTCTGCAATAAGGTCCAGAATCTGATCCACTGAGTAGCTCTGAAAAGAACCTGCACACAAGTTTGTTTATCTACTTTATCAAAAATAATGTCATTTCTACTGAGCCATATGACCCAACAAACAGCACTTACTCCTGTTAGAATAAGATTCTTTTCTTTCCACCCTACCCCTTGTAGCCATGACCCAAAGATATGAATGACATTATTTGGTTTTTCTAAGCCAAAGGTGGTATGAATTATTCTCCAAATTATCCTAGCCATGTGACACTCAAAGAAGAAATGTTGTATAGTCTCGTTATTACTATAGTAGCAACATTTCTCATTTCCATGCCAATTCTGTCTAGCCAAATTATGTAATAACCCTTCGGTGAAAGAGCCATAGGAAAACTTTAACCTTAAGGGGAAGTTTTAATTTCCATAAGAATCTGTTAATGGGAAGAATCCTTACATCCAGTATCGCTCTGTACATTGATTGAACAGAGAAGAGTCCATTTCTATTTAGTGACCAAATGAACATGTCTGGTTGGTCCACAACATGGAGACTTGCAATCTGAGCCACCAACTCATGCCAATTCATAAGATTGCTCTCCTGGAGCCATGACCTTTTTTATGGTGTCATGCTTCTTAGTTACCAGATTGTAAAGTGCTAGGTATTACTCGCTAAAGCTTGTATTTTCTAGCCACTTATCTTCCCAAAATCTTATTTGTTCCCCATTTTGCAATTTAAAGGTCATGTAATTAAGGAGGTCTTCTTTCACGTTCATTAACCCTGACAAAAAGTGTGAGTCTCCTGACTTTTTCTCTACCTGAGAGATTGTTTTGGAgcctaaatatttattttttaggaTTTGTTGCCAGATTCCATCCCCATTAAGGAGCTTGAAAAGCCATTTACTTAGGAGAA containing:
- the LOC117859767 gene encoding heavy metal-associated isoprenylated plant protein 23; this encodes MGGVVSALAGASRERQSRKRKQFNTVELKMRMDCDGCELKVRNTLARMRGVESVEINRKQQKVTVQGFVEPQRVLRRAQSTGKRTEMWPYVPYTNPYVAPPVYDKRAPAGHVRRVDALIAPAAGREEDLSTIFSDDNPNGCSVM